Sequence from the Ictalurus furcatus strain D&B chromosome 29, Billie_1.0, whole genome shotgun sequence genome:
CATTTCCTCTGTGGATTGCGCGATTAGTTTCTGGAGATTTCGATATGCTGTGTACATTCTTACAGTTTCTCACATCTGATTAAAGATTCTCTGCTTTGTGAACTAATGGAGCGtgggatctgtgtgtgtgtgactctgtCTGACTGATCAaatcagattgtgtgtgtgtgtgcgaaagACTTAAGAGAGTTTCTGGTTGTGTGGTTTGggaaacactgtgtgtgtgtgtgtgtgtgtgtgtgtgtgtgtttgtggtctgTTAACATACTTGTTTTCATGATGAATCTGGTGCCCTTTACAGAGTTTCTGTGTAAAGTCTGTACTCGATacgctatgtgtgtgtgtgtgtgtgtgtgtgtaaaagaaagagagagtgtgtgagatggtgtgtgttttataagagactcagaaaagtgtgtgtgtgtgtgtgtgtgtgtgtgtgtgtgtgtgtgtgtgttcacattcAACAGTCATTTAAATAGAATGAATTCTGAACCTCCTATCAGCAGGGAGTGAGTatgtatctttgtgtgtgtgtgggcaggtgtgtgtgtgtatgagtatgtgtgtatctgtgtgttgttgtgagcatgtgtgtttttgtgagcaggtgtgtgtgtgtatctttgtgtttttgtgagcaggtgtgtgtgtaggtgtgtgtgtgtgtgtgtgaatctgtgtgttgttgtgagcaggtgtgtgtgtgtgtatctgtgtgtttttgtgagcaggtgtgtgtgtgtgtatctgtgtgtttttgtgagcaggtgtgtgtgtgaatgtgtatctgtgtgtttttgtgagcaggtgtgtgtgtaccgaTTTGTGTGTGAATTGATTTGCGTTATTttcctggtgtgtgtgagtttgaatgaaatctgattggttgatggtgaagagagagagagtgagagagacagagagagagagagagagagagagagaaagagagagagagagagtgggagagtgagagagagagacagagagagagagagacagagacagagagagacagagagagagagagagagtgagagagagagagtgagagagagagagagagagacagagagagagagagagagagtgagagagagagagacaatactGTTGAGCTGCAGCAGCGTTGTGAGGCGAGCGCGTgttaagtctctctctccctctcctttttTCTCACACTTGTTTTCACACGatcattctctctttcatttttatcttcCACAAtagctttcttttcctctttccctctcccatTTCATCTCTATTTCACTCTGTCCTCTTTATCTTTCCTCttgttccttttttctttcattcactcatcgttccttctttctcttgctACTAAATGTTTTACCATGACCTGTTATAtcacctctctctccatctctcttcctctatacttcatctctctctctcgctcgctctctctctctgtccctgtgaTGTCTTGCCACCGtttcctcactttctctttcacgCTCTCtaaataaagctgtgtgtgagagagagagtgagtcaatgtgtgtgtgtgtgagtgtgtgtgtgtgtgtgtgatcggtCTCAGCAGCTGTCGTTCCCCTGCCTCAGCACAACAAATGTACAACATCCCCTGACCtttacttcacacacacacacacacacacacacacacacacacacacacgcatgcacacagagTTATGTTTTACAGGTTTTTATGCTCCAGATCTGGATTCTAACTGAAAGTAGATAAGACTTTGAGTCTTTTCTGACTTTCAGTCAGAGTTTctgacttctctctctctctttctcacactcacacacacacacacacacatcatatacaGAAGTAGAGCTCACTCACTTCTGAACTCATCTGTGCTCCACGACAAAGCTCATGGTCGTGCCGTCGAAAGAAGGCGGAGCCACGATGCGTGGTCCTTGCTGTGATGTAATACTGATGACTGGTTTAGCCCCGCCCATTGTCAGGCTTGCACCTGCGCTTGTGCTCTCGCCCTGCGAGCAAACAGGGGGCGAATGCGGCTGTACAAATGTCGGTGGACAGATGAGATACGTCGCCGGGCTCAGGGCCACCGGTACGTCCAGGTACTGAGCGCTCTCAGGGCAATAGAGTCTGTGCGTGACTGGCTGAAGGGCGATGGGCGTGTCCACCAGGTAGCACTGCCCTGTTATGGGATCCAGCAGGAGTTTACgttgtgtgtttgatgtgagTGGGTCCATGGGGGGCGTGACGCAAAGGATTTGTGCGGGCTGACAGAAGGTCAGCGTCGGGCTCTCGGGAGACCATGAATCTGTGACGACTGGTGAGCGCTGAAGAGGTGGGCGGGGCTGAAGCTGAGGCTGAGAGGCGGGGTTGAGAATTTCTTCCGAGGTTTGGGGTTTTGTCTCTAAGGGGCGTGGCTTAATCGGGATGGTTAGATAATTTTCCGAATCCAATACAGGCGGAGGTTGAGTTTTAGGTCCCGAATCCGATTCAGCGCTCGTGACTTCGCCCTCGACTCGTTTCGCTTTCAAGCTTTTTGAAGGGCAGATGTTGAGGGAAAAGGGGCTTCTCGTGGAGCTAGAGATGTTGCTATGGACGTTGGAACACTGGATCTTGGGAACATCTTGTTGTGGATGATGAGTGATTGCTCTGTTGAAGCTTGTGTCTGCACCAGGAGTTGAAACTTTTGAAGGTTCTGCTTTCTCTAGCCTCTCACCATCGACTCCTTGCTCCTCGCTGGTAATTAGCGAGAGGACATGGCTGTCCGTCACCGGCCGCGGTGCCTCCGTCTTGCGCCGCCACTCGTTCCGGTCAAAAACATAAAGCTGCTCCATGGTCTTCACAGCCGCCTTTAGCTTCTCGAGTGCCACCTGGTTCGCCATTTTACACTCGACCCTTTTATCACAGCTTTCCTTCCATCTGGCCGACTTCAACTGAATCTCCTGCTGCTCGGAGATCGTCTGCATCGGTGACCTCTCGTTTTCCGAGTCGTTCCGTCTGTTTGAATTCGCACTGGTGTTGGTATTAGTGTTCACCGAGTGGCATTTGATCACCATGGGCGTCTTCTCCTTCTTGTAGTTTTTATCTGGTTCTTTTTTGACAGCCTCGCTTTCTTCGCGTGATGTGGTTTTATTCTCGCCACTTTCCAGAGACACCAACCGGTACGAGCTCTTGACCAGTTTGCGCACGTCTCGCACCTGATGGATCGGCGTTTGGAGTTTACACCTGCTGTCCCGGACATCCCTCACTGTAAAGTGTGGAACTTTGTCGCTCTTGGTGTCGCCACTATGCTTGGCGAGGTTCGGCGTCAGGAGGCTGGCGATGTTAAAAGGACGCTcaaggttgtttttgttttccttgacGCTGCGCAGGCGGATTGTGATCTCTGGGGCTTTGCTGCCTTTTGAAGTGTCCATGCTGTGTGTATTATTTCCGTCTGATTGGATGGAATCAATTGTTTGTTTAACTGGTTCCACTACTTCCCTTTCTTTTGAAAGGAAATGCGACCCGGGAACGTACAAGTGTGACATTTTTGTCGTTTTACTATTCGTCACTTCAACGCATGCGTTCTCGTTTTCTTTTGGTGCCTCTACCGGCACGGTTGTGGCCATGGCATCACTTTCAATGTGCACTTTGGGTACTATGACCTCGCTGGTTTCTTCGCAGATTCCGTGGTCCTCCAGCAGTGGAGTCTTTGCTGGCTCTTCGATGTTCTCTATTCCAGGTATACATGATGTCTTGCATGTCTCCTCGCCCTCTTCTTTCTCTACTTTGTTGAGAGGTGCATTCGAACTGTCCAGAACGTCTTCCATGGAGGCAATGGAGTGCAGAGATCCTGATTCTGACGTCTGTCTTTGTAAAAACGTGCAGCTGGTGCGGTCTTTCGGTGGTGAATGAGCATGTTGCGCACCGCTTATTTCACCACGCCCCAATTGACGCGCTTGCTCAAACCGCATTTTCTTTGAGATGACGTTTTGCAGGAGGCTCGAGGCAAACACGGCTTTCTTGTGCACTCCCTCCACGCCGACGTCCGCCTGATCGTGTGGCTGGCTTGTTGTTGCGTCGCAACTGTTCGAGACGTTCCGAATGCATTTCGTACGCGTCTCGGTCTCGCATCTCAGCTCGCAGCTCTCTTTATATTTTGATGACAGGGTGTTCGTCTGGTGGGTTTTCCCTTCAGCGATGTTGTTCATGTTAACGGTTCCACTTTCCGTATGCTTTCTCATTTCCACAGAGCATGTGGAATTTTTGCGCTCGCCCGTGACCCCACCCTGTGTCACGTAATTCCTGTAATTGAAATCAACAAAAGTGGACCATTTGTTCATGCTCAGGCTGTGCTCTGAAACAGAGGACTCACTCGAGGGTCTGAGGTCGATGGTGTCGAAGTAGGGACACGCAAGGCTCCGGAAAGACTTCGCGGTCAGGTTACGGACTTCCTTATCGGCATCGTCAAGCTCACTCACAGAACTCGATGCGCCGCTCGAGTACTCGGTGACATCTTTGCCTTTCATCAGTTTGCTAGCCAGATGCTGGCGTCCAGGCGCAGGAATGAAACAGTGCGCTTGACTATCTATCTTTGCTTGTGTTTCACGATAACAACGCAAAAGGTCATTCTCATCCAGGGACGGGCGAACAGACTCGCTCACGGGCTGGGACGAGTCTTTAATGGATACGTGAATGCGTCCCGCAGTGTTCCGCGCACCGTCGTCTGAGCTCGCACCTTCGCTCTCAGTGCTGATCAGTGCTTTGGTGGCACCCAGTTTTGGTGGACGGCTGTTTGTCGATCGTCGTTGACCCCTCTCCCCGGCAGGCTGCTCGCCGCTCTCGAAAGACGCGTAGTCCACAAACGAGTACACAAGATTGTCATCTTCGTAATCCCAGCACGAGCTTGCGGCACGACCGAGTTCGTGGTCCATGTCGTGGTCCAGTTCGGTGAGCTGAATCTCGTGTGTCGTTATGTAGTGCGATTCTGTCTCCTCGGCCACAGGCATGTCGTGTTCGCTTTCATCGGGATCGCTGTCTTCCGACTCGGACTCGCACCTACTGTTCAAATACATGTCTGTGTAGTCCGTTTCCTCCCGTTTGCGGCACGTCACAGCGGTCTCCTCCTCGAGGAAACTTTCGATTTTTAAATCCATATCTGAGAGATCAGAAGAACTGTCCTTTGCGCTCTTCCTTTGATCCGTGTGACCTTCTTCATGTTCTTCATGGTTCCCTTTACGCTTGAATATGGCTCGCTGGTTTCCCTCACCGGAGAATGTGACTTTCACCGTGTTGGTGCTCCCAAGATCTACGTAGTTGGTCTCGGTGCCACAGTATTCTTTCTTGGGTACTCCAGTAACCATGGTGGCTGTGTGGAGGGTCTCCATTATACAGTGTgaccagagagagaaagagagagagagagagagagagagagagagagaaagaaagagagaaagaaagagaaagagctgCCTCGCTGCTTGGTGTTTCTGGAGCGTGTGTATCTCTCAAGCCTCTGGTTTAACGGAGAGTTACGCACGAGCCAGCAACCCCCCACACCCCACCCCTCCCTCACTCTTTCCGTCTCAGATGACAAAGCTCTCGCAAAACGGCGGGGCGAGGGCACGAACCCTCTCACCAGGGCCAAGTTACACCAACAGAGGACAAAGACACAGCAGAATGTGTGTAAGTGCACGTCTGTCTACGCACGTATAATGAGGTTAAGTATTAAATACGTGCATGAGATTATACGCGTCTTTCCAAACGACCaagaaaatgtattcaaaatacaacattattaaaatataacattcaTATTGGGACTTTTGGAAGAGATTTAGTATTGCagtttggaaaatgtttttttttttctctctctctcttttttcaccTATTtgagacaaaaacagaattaaGAACGAaatcatatcatataatatcCATGCATAGTAAAACCTTTTCAAATGACTGAAATTAGAGTTATTCGGCTTCATAGACAAATGTTAGCCACGCCTGGAGAGCttgaaatgatcatttaatgattttaaaatattgagCCTTCAAGAAGATCTAAGTGgatacatataaatacatttcatatatattacaaaaatatgtaaatattaattactTTTATGAAATATTCTGCTGCAAAGTCTCTCTCTTatgatatatttacagtataaaatgccatcattaatattatataatattctaATTACTTTATACACATcatataattaaatgtttttatattataattttataattaactacaattattattcttttttaaaataggaACCTTATAAAGGTTTAAATTTGGTCTTGTAGCTTGACTCCATTCTGAAAAACTACtcacatttcattttctttaaaggaCATCAGTATAAACATGAAAACAGAGCTGGTATAGGAAATATTCATGCGTGGCATGAATGCACTATTAACTGTATTCAGATGAAACTATTATAAAATCATGCTACTACAATAATATAAGGATGTGTATTATAATCGAATAATAATCGGCGGCGTCTTCGCCACGGACAATTTGGATCCATCAGTAATGTTTAACACTGTTCAGTGTATTTATGGACTAACAGATGACTGAATGATGGAAACATTAGGCCTGTATTTATAGGCACTGAAGACAtgtcacttcacacacacacacacacactcactcacacagtcgAGGTGAATTAGCAGTTTACATCATTCACTCACACTAATAGCAAAAATACAGAGAATCGCTTGGTGTGTGAGAGACTTTGGACATTTGTTGTTGAGTGAACGTGCGGTTGTGGCACGCGGCAGCTGCCCTGTGGTATTACGGCAAAGAGCCAATTGGCACTGtatgagaaacacacacacacacacacacacagctaaacaCACCTGCAGCTCTCTGAAGCTAAAAAGGTCCTTTACAGCAACACTAACAAGAGCTGAACATTATTATAAAGCTCAGTCTTTAATGGAACAGAATAAATCAGGTGTAAACTGTGAAATATAAACAACTAGcatgatttagctagctagcacttACCTGTTTAGtcctactgtgtgtgtgggcaaCGGAAAGACACGGTGACAGTGAAAACGAGTCAGAACTATCCAGaacgtcaacatttacctcagttcTGTCGCTAAATTGCTAAGAAAAGACTCGTATCACGTGGTAAATACGCTTAGCAGCAACCGCTAACTGAAACTCAACGGGTTCCATGTTGAAAAACCTCAGCACTGCATCACAAGCATTAAGATGCAACCTTTAgtgacacacatatatatgtatatacacatacacatacacatgctgcCCAAGTAAATCTCATGCCAAATTAAATATCAAGCCAACGTAACTTTACAGCATAGTCACGTATCCGcacatatgatttttttttctgtcagcaTTGAGGTGTGGGGTTTTAATTAGACCAATGAAGCCCCGCAACTTGTTGATTGGGCCAGTCTGAAGCGGCTGGGTCCTGTACCAATCCTATTTCCTCCCGCGCTGTGTAAGGTCACTGGGTAATAAGCCGCTAACAGCCGCCTGCACCACGATCCACAGAGATGGAGATGTCGAGACGCTGTCGTGAAACGTGAGTGTTTGTGCACACGAATTAGTCGAGTTATATGTCGAAACTAgctattattcattcattcgtgaCCAGTTTTACTGAGATTATTTTGAAACGCAGTTGTGATGGGTACGATTGCAGATGAGTATTCTAAAGTATTTGAAGAAGAGAGAGGGTGAAGACACTGGAGAAGGCAGGGACGATATTgtaaagtccctgtgaaatgCCGTGAAACGTGCAGTGCTACTTGATCCGTTGgcataatttccactgaaacaggaagtcagggcgggacatgtcgagtgttcccccccccccttttaaaaTAGGCAATAGattttagcttacctcacagcctggACTGTAATTCAATAATACAATTAATTCAATAACAGGGTCAAATACAAAGCAAAAAGTACAGCGAATgggaaattatataaaaaaacaacaactaacaacaatatatatatatatatatatatatatatatatatatatatatatatatatatatatatatatatatatatatatgcacagaaGACATAAGTCAGACATAAGTCAGACAGAAGACATAAGtcgtcgttctctctctcctggatTTTCAATGACCTCCACAAAGCGGTTAAATTTAGGCCGCTATTTAAAACGCGAACGCGGCCGGCGGATCGGTTATGAGCAGAACACCTTATAAAACAGCAGCTGCCAAATCAGGAGGGTCGTTTATGAAAGCAGACACTCAGGAAATGCAACACCACACGTCTGTAGAAAATACACACGAGCGAAGACAACCAGAGCCAAACTTAATTCTTAGAATTCGGATAAAACTACAAAACctgaataaaaagagaaaacaacaacatcgAGCTGCAAAGTCACAGGAGACGTGTGACTCTACAAATGACGGGACTTTACACCTACATAGCGGCATTAGCGTCTGACCTTTCACCCTAAACATTCATCACCGAGGTGACCTTATGGACCTCATGAActcataagtgtgtgtgtgcgtttgctCTTTCTTCTAAATATCCATGCTAAGCATACAAGAACAAACTAGGAcgtgaaagctaacctagcatCCAACAGCTACACTATTAAGTGTTAGAATAACAAGTAAACACTACTTTAGCTGCTTGAGTGATGttgcaggtgaagtctcagACAAAGATCTGTCAATCAAGCATGcttattagaatattaggccacacccactagGAGAATCTCCGTCTCGTTTGTGTTATGAGCtgctgtttatgtttattttttcttttttaggttCTACACTTTTGCAGATGTTTATAAAACGGAAAAGCAGGCCTAGctttactttgtgtgtgtgtgtgtgtgtgtgtgtgtgtgtgtgtgtgtgtgttttcgttAGCACCAGTAAGCTCATGCTGTACATGCCTGGCATTGCTAACATTACAGCTGACTGCTTTGTATATCACTTTGCTGTTTTTAGCCTCTGACACCTCCAGGCCACCGTACTGTCCAACAAATCAAAGGGCACGGCCTTGCAGACCtggcaaaataataaatgtgtgtgtgtgtgtgtgagggagagtgcGAGAAAGCGAGCGAGAAGGAGGGAACGCGTAGTAAAATATTTTCATCCTGCTGGACTTGGAGTAGGGGTGTAAGGGTGTAATGTTTATCCTTTAATAATTTGCATAGCAGATGTGATTGGTTCAAATCcatggaattttattttatgacatcagAAACTGAGCTGATGAGGCTCCGCCCCCAAATCGgttttatacagaaataaaacgGGACTTCAGCACCAAATAGATCTACCCATCAGAGTCAGTATCTTAAAGCAGATCCAGCAATCGTCCTGCGAGGAATCTGTGATTGAAGGATACAGATGAAGTCCAGTCACAGTTTGCTGATTTGGAACACGTCCCAACTGAAACGCTCACTCTCACgtacgcacacaaacacactcgtGCCAAATACAGCACGAGACGTGGGGTTTACAGGAGTGAGGATCAggttcagtcacacacacactcacacaatcacTTCAACAAAATGAAGGTCAAAACCCAAAACCCCTGAGTCGTTGCTCCTTTATTACAAAACTATTTTACACTTCATTCAGTCGGAATGTAACAGACGGTCACTACAAACATGTTCCAATCAGAAGGGAGTTCCCAAAGTAGGCAGCACGTGTAGGGAGCATTCCATATGAAGACTGTTCCCATTTAGGTGAAATGTGACGGCAGCACCGTGAGTGTTGGCGAACCAATCATTCTGACGTCCACAAACACGTCCACCGGCGCTCTATCCTTAcaccgctgtgtgtgtgtgtgtgtgtgaaggcatGAGCATAGGAtggatttgggacacagccagcTCTACATCTTCTCGTAGGTGAGCTGGTGTCCGCAGGTCTTACACACTTTCCTGTACtggtcctcctcctcatccagCAGCTCCTCCTCACCGTAATCATGCTGGTGGACACTGGTGTCCTTCCTGAACACACTGCTCCTCACCGCACGCCTCAACTCtgggggaggggagagagagagagagagagagagagagagaaagaaagagagagaaagagagagcgaaagatacacagagagaatCAAGCAGAGAAAGACAGcggcacagagagagactgaatgtgtgcatatatgtatgtgtgtacgtgagtatatgtgtgtatgtgagtgtgtgtgtgtgtgtgtgggtatgtgagCGTGTGTacatgtgcgtttgtgtgtgtgtacctttgaCTTTCTTGTTGAAGCGTTTCTGTTTCTGTACTTCTCTGTTCTCCTCTCGAGTCTCTCGCGCCTCCTCCAGAGCCCCCTCACTGCCCCAAACCTCCAGAGACCGAGACACCACCTGCGcgcgggcacacacacacacacacacacacacacacacacacacccaggagGTAGGGAGCCTGTTCTGTATGGTGTAAAGTGAATATGTATAAGTTAACGCATGAATAATGTTGATATAATAAGAAGAACTGCAGGTTCTGAGGTCAAGGTTCACATCAGCTCAGTGTCCCTCAGCGGGGGAGTGCTTCTTGGGGGG
This genomic interval carries:
- the LOC128604272 gene encoding uncharacterized protein C4orf54-like, encoding METLHTATMVTGVPKKEYCGTETNYVDLGSTNTVKVTFSGEGNQRAIFKRKGNHEEHEEGHTDQRKSAKDSSSDLSDMDLKIESFLEEETAVTCRKREETDYTDMYLNSRCESESEDSDPDESEHDMPVAEETESHYITTHEIQLTELDHDMDHELGRAASSCWDYEDDNLVYSFVDYASFESGEQPAGERGQRRSTNSRPPKLGATKALISTESEGASSDDGARNTAGRIHVSIKDSSQPVSESVRPSLDENDLLRCYRETQAKIDSQAHCFIPAPGRQHLASKLMKGKDVTEYSSGASSSVSELDDADKEVRNLTAKSFRSLACPYFDTIDLRPSSESSVSEHSLSMNKWSTFVDFNYRNYVTQGGVTGERKNSTCSVEMRKHTESGTVNMNNIAEGKTHQTNTLSSKYKESCELRCETETRTKCIRNVSNSCDATTSQPHDQADVGVEGVHKKAVFASSLLQNVISKKMRFEQARQLGRGEISGAQHAHSPPKDRTSCTFLQRQTSESGSLHSIASMEDVLDSSNAPLNKVEKEEGEETCKTSCIPGIENIEEPAKTPLLEDHGICEETSEVIVPKVHIESDAMATTVPVEAPKENENACVEVTNSKTTKMSHLYVPGSHFLSKEREVVEPVKQTIDSIQSDGNNTHSMDTSKGSKAPEITIRLRSVKENKNNLERPFNIASLLTPNLAKHSGDTKSDKVPHFTVRDVRDSRCKLQTPIHQVRDVRKLVKSSYRLVSLESGENKTTSREESEAVKKEPDKNYKKEKTPMVIKCHSVNTNTNTSANSNRRNDSENERSPMQTISEQQEIQLKSARWKESCDKRVECKMANQVALEKLKAAVKTMEQLYVFDRNEWRRKTEAPRPVTDSHVLSLITSEEQGVDGERLEKAEPSKVSTPGADTSFNRAITHHPQQDVPKIQCSNVHSNISSSTRSPFSLNICPSKSLKAKRVEGEVTSAESDSGPKTQPPPVLDSENYLTIPIKPRPLETKPQTSEEILNPASQPQLQPRPPLQRSPVVTDSWSPESPTLTFCQPAQILCVTPPMDPLTSNTQRKLLLDPITGQCYLVDTPIALQPVTHRLYCPESAQYLDVPVALSPATYLICPPTFVQPHSPPVCSQGESTSAGASLTMGGAKPVISITSQQGPRIVAPPSFDGTTMSFVVEHR